The Camelina sativa cultivar DH55 chromosome 14, Cs, whole genome shotgun sequence genome includes a window with the following:
- the LOC104740881 gene encoding GDP-mannose transporter GONST5-like, with the protein MEEGSSLWQQWSMFRSLLAILQWWGFNVTVIIMNKWIFQKLDFKFPLSVSCVHFICSSIGAYIVIKLLTLKPLIVVDPQDRWKRIFPMSFVFCINIVLGNISLRYIPVSFMQTIKSFTPATTVVLQWLVWRKYFDWRIWASLVPIVGGILLTSITELSFNVFGFCAALFGCLATSTKTILAESLLHGYKFDSINTVYYMAPFATMILGVPAFLLEGNGILDWFEAHPSPWSALMIIFSSGVLAFCLNFSIFYVIHSTTAVTFNVAGNLKVAVAVLVSWMIFRNPISPMNAVGCGITLVGCTFYGYVSHMLSQKQPGTPRTPRTPRTPRNKTELIPLVNDKLESKV; encoded by the exons ATGGAGGAAGGAAGTAGTCTGTGGCAACAATGGAGTATGTTCAGATCTCTGTTAGCGATTCTTCAGTGGTGGGGTTTCAACGTTACTGTTATCATCATGAACAAATGGATCTTTcag AAGCTGGATTTCAAGTTTCCGTTGTCGGTTTCATGTGTTCATTTCATATGTTCATCGATTGGAGCTTACATTGTGATCAAACTCTTAACGCTTAAACCTTTGATTGTGGTTGATCCACAAGATCGGTGGAAGAGGATTTTTCCAATGTCATTTGTGTTCTGTATCAACATTGTGTTGGGAAACATCAGTCTTAGATACATTCCTGTCTCTTTTATGCAGACTATCAAATCTTTCACTCCTGCAACAAcag TTGTGTTACAGTGGTTGGTATGGAGGAAATATTTTGATTGGCGTATTTGGGCGTCGTTGGTGCCTATTGTTGGTGGGATTCTTCTGACTTCTATTACAGAACTTAGCTTTAATGTTTTTGGATTCTGTGCTGCTCTGTTTGGGTGTTTAGCTACCTCTACAAAGACCATTCTTGCTGAATCTCTTCTTCATGGATACAAATTTGATAG CATAAACACGGTATACTATATGGCGCCTTTTGCGACCATGATTCTCGGAGTGCCAGCATTTTTGCTTGAAGGCAATGGAATTTTGGATTGGTTTGAAGCACACCCGTCTCCATGGTCGGCTCTCATGATTATTTTCAGCTCAGGTGTTCTAGCTTTTTGTCTTAACTTCTCCATCTTCTATGTCATTCACTCCACTACAGCAGTCACATTCAATGTAGCTGGAAACCTCAAG GTTGCAGTGGCTGTGTTGGTATCATGGATGATATTCCGAAACCCGATCTCACCAATGAATGCTGTTGGATGCGGAATCACACTAGTGGGATGCACTTTTTATGGATATGTAAGCCACATGCTATCTCAGAAACAACCAGGAACTCCCAGGACTCCTCGTACTCCTCGTACACCAAGGAACAAAACAGAACTGATTCCTCTTGTTAATGATAAACTGGAGAGTAAAGTTTGA
- the LOC104740879 gene encoding pumilio homolog 15-like → MKHLLVFLIVYGQCTIGNVFALSNKLNIWNDLDPNHKHTTLFVHCKSGSIDKGPQYVPYGKLYQFPIKETWLRNTLFWCTFRHGPNYKFEQKFDVYKSRAQKVPQGSIYEWTAKEDGIYFRINSAPMHKVHNWKLTT, encoded by the coding sequence atgaaacatCTCTTagtttttctaattgtttatggCCAATGCACCATTGGTAATGTATTCGCGCTCTCAAACAAGCTCAATATATGGAACGATCTCGATCCCAATCACAAACACACAACCCTCTTTGTGCATTGTAAATCTGGAAGTATCGACAAAGGACCACAATATGTGCCGTATGGAAAACTATATCAATTTCCTATCAAAGAGACCTGGTTAAGAAATACGCTTTTTTGGTGTACTTTTAGACATGGACCTAACTATAAGTTTGAACAAAAATTTGATGTGTATAAATCCAGAGCCCAAAAAGTACCTCAGGGAAGCATATATGAATGGACAGCTAAGGAAGATGGAATTTATTTTAGGATAAATAGCGCTCCAATGCATAAGGTGCATAATTGGAAGTTAACAACTTAA
- the LOC104740880 gene encoding uncharacterized protein LOC104740880: MAAQVSKKICSSMIIVILITMMFSISAQVSHSNACVKDCVVNRCMKASKKATPAICDNPCKIICDPINGGQYIVPPGESPIKKFCRQFSWICT, from the coding sequence ATGGCAGCTCAAGTATCAAAGAAAATCTGCAGTTCAATGATTATTGTAATTCTAATAACAatgatgttttcaatttcagCACAAGTTTCTCATTCCAACGCGTGTGTCAAAGATTGTGTCGTAAACCGGTGCATGAAAGCATCAAAAAAAGCGACTCCAGCCATATGTGATAACCCTTGCAAGATCATATGTGATCCTATCAACGGTGGGCAATACATTGTCCCTCCAGGTGAGAGTCCCATAAAAAAGTTTTGCAGACAATTTAGCTGGATATGTACCTAA